One window of Phycisphaeraceae bacterium genomic DNA carries:
- a CDS encoding helix-turn-helix transcriptional regulator, giving the protein MVDISERRLSHVFDALSDPGRRWIVRRLAQNPCTPSDLTKPLHMSLQGVTKHVAVLERAGIVKREKRGRQRILSLEGASLHAAGAWIDHYRAFWETKLDALASHVTGPAHSTHPARVSHAPARKDHHP; this is encoded by the coding sequence ATGGTTGATATTTCAGAACGCCGCCTTTCCCACGTGTTTGACGCGCTCTCGGACCCGGGACGCCGCTGGATTGTCCGGCGACTCGCCCAGAACCCGTGCACGCCCAGCGATCTCACCAAGCCGCTCCACATGTCGCTCCAGGGAGTGACCAAGCACGTCGCCGTGCTCGAACGCGCCGGAATCGTCAAACGCGAGAAGCGGGGCAGGCAGCGCATCCTCTCTTTAGAGGGAGCCTCGCTCCACGCCGCCGGCGCCTGGATCGATCACTATCGCGCGTTCTGGGAAACCAAGCTCGATGCGCTGGCTTCGCACGTCACAGGTCCGGCGCACTCCACGCATCCGGCGCGCGTCTCGCACGCCCCCGCACGAAAGGACCATCATCCATGA
- a CDS encoding SRPBCC domain-containing protein, translated as MNQPEMNRGPEVVVQRFIPASPARIFRALTVATELERWLFSDVETQPHKGGMYKMRWRSATDHSRDHDRFGRYLEIEHDRKVVFEWKGDPSQNLGLGDIQSTVVTITLTPEGGGTMVKLVHSGWPTDTSGQDWAGKHHDGWSFYLENLANYLTSGPDLRGSRHGQKVKSPVAG; from the coding sequence ATGAATCAGCCAGAAATGAATCGCGGCCCGGAGGTTGTCGTCCAACGGTTTATTCCCGCTTCGCCGGCGCGCATCTTCCGGGCGCTCACGGTCGCGACCGAACTCGAGCGCTGGCTCTTCTCCGATGTGGAGACCCAGCCGCACAAGGGCGGCATGTACAAAATGCGATGGCGATCCGCGACCGACCACTCGCGCGATCACGACCGCTTCGGACGCTATCTCGAGATCGAGCACGATCGCAAAGTCGTTTTCGAGTGGAAGGGAGATCCTTCACAGAATCTCGGGTTGGGCGACATCCAGAGCACGGTTGTCACGATTACGCTCACGCCAGAGGGTGGCGGCACGATGGTCAAACTCGTCCACTCCGGCTGGCCGACCGACACAAGCGGCCAGGATTGGGCAGGCAAGCACCACGACGGCTGGTCTTTCTACCTCGAAAACCTGGCGAACTACCTGACTTCGGGTCCGGATCTGCGTGGGAGCCGACACGGCCAGAAAGTGAAGTCGCCCGTCGCGGGCTAG
- a CDS encoding MiaB/RimO family radical SAM methylthiotransferase → MASKRVYIETFGCQMNELDSELVTGQLRALGYRMTPDAADAEVVLYNTCSVRELAEQKVWSRLGEMTLRKKADPSLVVGVLGCLAERDGEALVRRMPVVDVLVGPAELDKLPALLDNAVRTNGSLAANPIPDQNSPGEHRVVSARQIALQGSASRRSGTLAAAEDSLEMLDLSRAVSPIDEIGSKGRSAYVRITRGCNKFCTYCVVPFTRGAEIHRPPEHIIDECKRLADAGVIEITLLGQTVNHYRFEHGAAVTVNGLIQPQKGRSFTGGHRRDPFAGDSTTTFADLLSRIHEEVPAIRRLRFVTSYPRDFGDDVLEVIRDHPRICRYLHVPAQTGSDRILKLMNRGYTVGEYLEFVDRARSYLHEPDKGRPLGISGDFIVGFPTETEEDFVATTRLMERARYKNSFIFKYSPRPGTTAFDKLPDDVPETVKRRRNTELLALQNRIAEDVARENIGSTLEIFVEGPSQREEKKRRRAEKPKSLISLTIGGEDRESSGPGACGDGCGCSSVGELEAASEETNAPAQYCGRTDTDLIVFFDREPDASDPTGSFVNVRIDRVRSLSLFGSVL, encoded by the coding sequence ATGGCTTCGAAGCGCGTGTATATCGAAACATTTGGCTGCCAGATGAACGAGCTCGATTCGGAGCTGGTCACGGGGCAGCTGCGCGCGCTCGGATATCGGATGACGCCGGACGCCGCGGACGCGGAGGTCGTTCTGTACAACACCTGCTCGGTTCGCGAGCTTGCGGAACAGAAGGTGTGGTCGCGCCTGGGTGAAATGACGCTGCGAAAGAAGGCCGATCCCTCTCTCGTGGTTGGCGTCCTTGGTTGCTTAGCGGAACGCGACGGCGAGGCGCTTGTGAGGCGCATGCCGGTGGTCGACGTGCTGGTCGGCCCGGCCGAACTCGACAAGCTGCCGGCCCTTCTTGACAATGCGGTGCGCACCAACGGCTCGCTGGCTGCTAACCCGATTCCGGATCAGAATTCGCCGGGCGAGCACCGGGTGGTTTCGGCGCGGCAGATCGCGCTGCAGGGGAGCGCTTCGCGCCGGAGCGGCACGCTTGCCGCGGCGGAGGATTCGCTCGAGATGCTGGATCTTTCGCGCGCGGTGTCTCCCATTGACGAGATCGGTTCGAAAGGGCGGAGCGCGTACGTACGCATCACGCGCGGGTGCAACAAGTTCTGCACATATTGCGTGGTTCCCTTTACGCGCGGGGCCGAAATTCACCGGCCTCCCGAGCACATCATCGACGAGTGCAAGCGCCTTGCGGACGCGGGCGTCATCGAGATCACGCTTCTCGGTCAGACCGTAAACCACTATCGCTTTGAGCACGGCGCGGCGGTAACAGTGAACGGGCTGATTCAGCCTCAGAAAGGACGGAGTTTCACGGGAGGACATCGGCGCGATCCCTTCGCAGGGGATTCCACAACGACGTTCGCCGATTTGCTTTCGCGGATCCACGAGGAGGTGCCCGCGATCCGCAGGCTCCGCTTCGTCACGAGCTATCCACGCGATTTCGGCGATGATGTGCTGGAAGTGATCCGCGATCACCCGCGGATCTGCCGCTACTTGCACGTTCCGGCGCAAACTGGTTCCGACCGCATTCTCAAGCTCATGAATCGCGGCTACACGGTGGGCGAGTACCTGGAGTTTGTGGACCGGGCGCGCTCGTACCTGCACGAGCCCGACAAGGGCCGGCCGCTCGGGATCTCCGGCGATTTCATCGTGGGTTTCCCGACCGAGACCGAAGAGGATTTTGTCGCGACGACGCGGCTGATGGAGCGTGCGCGGTACAAAAACAGCTTCATTTTCAAATACTCACCCCGGCCGGGGACGACAGCGTTCGACAAGCTGCCGGATGACGTTCCGGAGACGGTCAAGCGCCGCAGGAACACCGAATTGCTCGCTCTTCAGAACCGCATCGCGGAAGACGTGGCTCGCGAGAACATCGGGAGCACGCTCGAGATTTTCGTGGAGGGGCCGAGCCAGCGCGAGGAAAAGAAGCGGCGTCGCGCGGAGAAGCCCAAGTCGCTCATCTCGCTGACAATCGGAGGGGAAGATCGGGAGTCGAGCGGCCCGGGCGCGTGCGGCGATGGCTGCGGATGTTCGAGCGTCGGGGAGCTCGAAGCAGCTTCGGAGGAAACGAACGCGCCGGCGCAATACTGCGGCAGAACTGACACCGACCTGATCGTGTTCTTTGACCGTGAACCGGACGCGAGCGATCCGACCGGGAGTTTCGTGAACGTGCGCATTGACCGCGTGCGATCGCTTTCCCTTTTCGGAAGCGTGCTGTAA
- a CDS encoding HAMP domain-containing histidine kinase, with protein MFRGISLANKCLLLFGGAVAAIVLAALVFPFFRMNSLVDEGQLELSRQMVDHWEQAERQVKAASFGLFDPSVLTSRPRQPLRFVAKDEYPKPGTEGYAGVPAKRIGLSEASSIGANDRFVARAIAALESDPARQDFQQARWAGTMREYRYAKAVRADIEGTQKLIGLVLLDRSSHEPIRLLLINTAYLFSAGLFVSAFAVLMFYLITHHLILQPVRTLKTTAERVREGDLTIRSEITTGDEFEELADTFNLMLHDLENRQVELRALNAAMNLKVDELTQSNSALYEAAKLKGDFLANVSHELRTPLNAIIGFADLLIEVAQAELAAGDDSTRLSKRLRFLENIHNAARDLLEMINGLLEMAKIEAGRYELRIEKMNLQTTCEALAGLIFPLASQKDVKVNLEIAPDLPLVETDVKKFRQVIFNFLSNAVKFTPGAGSPGGHKGEITLRAERLIGARPDTEESPADRVRVSVIDNGPGIAPEDQARIFDKFQQLSGGHAREHTGTGLGLAICKELAGVLQGEIQIVSDIGRGSMFSLIMPLHPDPGISRETEAEARFRGALRSAASATP; from the coding sequence GTGTTTCGCGGCATCTCGCTCGCCAATAAGTGCCTTCTCCTGTTCGGCGGCGCCGTTGCCGCGATCGTTCTCGCGGCGCTGGTTTTCCCGTTCTTTCGGATGAACTCGCTGGTCGACGAAGGGCAGCTGGAGCTTTCGCGCCAGATGGTCGACCACTGGGAGCAGGCCGAGCGTCAGGTCAAAGCGGCGTCGTTCGGCCTGTTCGATCCCTCGGTGCTGACGTCCCGCCCGCGCCAGCCGCTGCGGTTTGTCGCCAAGGACGAATACCCGAAACCAGGCACAGAGGGATACGCCGGCGTCCCCGCGAAGCGCATCGGACTGTCGGAAGCGAGCTCGATCGGCGCGAACGACCGCTTCGTCGCGCGCGCGATCGCGGCCCTCGAATCGGACCCGGCGCGCCAGGATTTCCAGCAGGCGCGCTGGGCCGGAACGATGCGCGAGTACCGCTACGCCAAGGCTGTGCGGGCCGACATCGAAGGAACGCAGAAGCTCATCGGGCTGGTGCTGCTCGATCGCTCGAGCCACGAGCCGATTCGGCTTCTGCTGATTAACACGGCGTATTTGTTTTCGGCCGGGCTGTTTGTTTCCGCCTTTGCTGTGCTGATGTTCTATCTCATCACGCACCACCTCATCCTCCAGCCGGTGCGCACGCTTAAGACGACGGCCGAGCGCGTCCGCGAGGGCGATCTCACCATCCGGTCCGAAATCACCACCGGCGACGAATTCGAAGAACTCGCCGACACGTTCAATCTGATGCTGCACGACCTCGAGAACCGCCAGGTCGAGCTCCGCGCACTCAACGCCGCGATGAACCTGAAAGTGGATGAGCTCACGCAGTCCAACTCGGCGCTCTACGAAGCCGCGAAGCTCAAGGGCGATTTCCTCGCCAATGTCAGCCATGAGCTGCGCACGCCTCTCAACGCCATCATCGGTTTCGCCGACCTGCTTATCGAAGTGGCGCAGGCCGAACTCGCCGCCGGCGACGACTCGACGCGGCTCTCCAAGCGCCTTCGTTTTCTCGAGAACATTCACAACGCGGCGCGAGACCTGCTCGAAATGATCAACGGTCTGCTCGAGATGGCGAAGATCGAAGCCGGCCGCTACGAACTCCGCATCGAAAAAATGAACCTGCAGACGACCTGCGAAGCGCTCGCCGGCCTCATCTTCCCGCTCGCTTCCCAGAAAGACGTCAAGGTGAATCTCGAAATCGCGCCCGACCTGCCGCTCGTCGAGACCGACGTCAAGAAATTCCGCCAGGTGATCTTCAACTTCCTTTCCAACGCCGTAAAGTTCACGCCCGGCGCCGGTTCGCCGGGCGGCCACAAGGGCGAGATCACCCTGCGCGCCGAGCGGCTGATCGGCGCACGGCCTGATACGGAAGAATCACCGGCGGATCGCGTCCGAGTCAGTGTGATCGACAACGGCCCGGGCATTGCCCCCGAAGATCAGGCCCGCATCTTCGACAAGTTCCAGCAACTCTCCGGTGGACACGCGCGCGAGCACACCGGCACCGGCCTCGGTCTTGCCATCTGCAAGGAACTCGCGGGCGTGCTGCAGGGCGAGATCCAGATCGTCAGCGACATCGGGCGCGGCAGCATGTTCAGCCTCATAATGCCGCTCCATCCCGATCCGGGAATCTCGCGGGAAACCGAAGCGGAAGCCAGGTTCCGCGGCGCGCTCCGAAGCGCGGCCTCGGCAACCCCGTAG
- a CDS encoding YraN family protein, translating into MRGTLRAIGRFLGRSDYDSAFVGRRGEAAAARYAKRRGLRVLDRNVRLSKGEIDLVCEPDDESLLILIEVKARAVKSGWEAPFLPAEEAVDQEKRERLVELALELKRRHRRLDRPVRIDVAGVDLFDPGTWRERVRLRYFENVVRM; encoded by the coding sequence ATGAGAGGAACGCTGCGAGCAATCGGGCGGTTTTTGGGCAGGTCGGACTACGACTCGGCGTTTGTTGGTCGCCGTGGCGAGGCGGCCGCGGCGCGGTATGCCAAGAGGCGCGGGCTACGCGTGCTCGATCGGAACGTGCGGCTTTCGAAAGGCGAGATCGATCTTGTGTGCGAGCCGGACGACGAGTCGCTTCTGATACTGATCGAGGTCAAGGCGCGCGCGGTGAAGAGCGGATGGGAGGCGCCGTTTCTCCCGGCGGAAGAGGCCGTCGACCAGGAAAAACGCGAGCGGCTCGTGGAATTGGCGCTCGAACTGAAGCGCCGGCACCGGCGGCTCGATCGACCTGTACGAATCGATGTCGCCGGCGTGGACCTGTTCGACCCCGGGACGTGGCGCGAGCGCGTGCGGCTGAGGTATTTTGAGAACGTGGTGAGGATGTGA
- a CDS encoding peptidyl-prolyl cis-trans isomerase: protein MILASVSLWGCSSGNVATAVRPATKSITAAEFQAPAAAAGPQPASGKDEAVPTAARPLRTGPVSASEGLLDVSAEPGEPTLNARMPEPVGRPVFVDAKVGDVNNRAIYASAFLNDMIDRLKAKYEEMYKANPKLAKKAWRQFARTQIQQKLDAIIEDEVLRAEALNQLQPEQKAGFFNWLQSVRSEVVAENRGIEAAANENLSAQNGTSLDQTMKNREQQELIRFILQTRIYSRANVSWRDIQIAYEKNYDMFNPAPIASFLIFTVSERDTKEIDRIRGLLASGTTFDEIAEEKTAYMDEQDRLLNRPFEGDYSKADLLGPKELNEEVRKLKPGEWVGPISFRGSAYWIKLERIWKVSEDLYAAQLFLENRLAQGKNDYEKYKFVDRLKKRASFTDVDVMTDRLLALAEDRVFGIDSQSN, encoded by the coding sequence GTGATTCTCGCCTCCGTGAGCCTGTGGGGTTGTTCGTCCGGCAACGTGGCGACAGCGGTCAGGCCCGCGACCAAGTCCATCACGGCGGCGGAGTTTCAGGCTCCCGCGGCGGCGGCCGGGCCCCAACCCGCGAGCGGCAAGGACGAAGCAGTACCGACGGCGGCCCGGCCCCTGCGGACGGGGCCGGTCTCCGCGAGCGAGGGACTTCTCGATGTTTCGGCCGAGCCGGGCGAACCGACGCTCAACGCGCGCATGCCCGAGCCGGTCGGTCGCCCGGTCTTTGTGGACGCGAAGGTCGGCGACGTGAACAACCGCGCGATCTACGCCTCGGCGTTTCTCAACGACATGATCGATCGCCTCAAAGCCAAGTACGAAGAGATGTACAAGGCGAACCCCAAGTTGGCGAAGAAGGCGTGGAGGCAGTTTGCGCGCACGCAGATTCAGCAGAAACTCGACGCGATCATCGAAGATGAAGTGCTGCGGGCCGAGGCGCTGAATCAGTTGCAGCCCGAACAGAAAGCGGGGTTCTTCAACTGGCTTCAGTCGGTGCGGAGCGAAGTTGTCGCTGAGAACCGGGGCATCGAGGCGGCGGCGAACGAGAATCTTTCAGCGCAGAATGGGACATCTCTCGATCAGACGATGAAGAACCGCGAGCAGCAGGAGCTCATCAGATTCATTCTGCAGACCAGAATCTACAGCCGCGCCAACGTGAGCTGGCGCGACATTCAGATCGCGTACGAGAAGAACTACGACATGTTCAATCCGGCGCCGATCGCATCGTTCCTCATTTTCACCGTTTCGGAAAGAGATACGAAGGAAATCGACCGCATCCGCGGCCTGCTCGCGTCGGGAACGACCTTTGATGAGATTGCAGAAGAAAAGACCGCCTACATGGATGAGCAGGATCGCCTGCTCAACCGTCCGTTCGAGGGCGACTATTCGAAAGCGGACCTGCTCGGCCCGAAGGAGCTGAACGAAGAAGTGCGCAAACTGAAGCCGGGCGAATGGGTGGGACCGATTTCATTCCGGGGAAGCGCCTACTGGATCAAGCTCGAGCGGATTTGGAAGGTATCGGAAGACCTGTACGCGGCACAGTTGTTTCTCGAGAACCGACTGGCGCAGGGAAAGAACGATTACGAGAAGTACAAGTTCGTCGATCGCCTGAAGAAGCGGGCAAGCTTCACGGATGTGGACGTGATGACCGATCGATTGCTCGCCCTCGCGGAAGATCGTGTCTTCGGAATCGATTCGCAATCCAACTAG
- a CDS encoding DUF1844 domain-containing protein, producing MSNAGPSGSSGGSSGGAGGGEAPKIIIDTDWKSQAQAEKEKLAAAESAKKAQQQAKTDVGGPGAPREEGPVGIQDLISLLVSQTLMYLGAVPDPQSGRAIVAPEYAKLHIDMLAALEEKTKGNLSETESKLLSRALHELRMEYVEISNYVNKAIAEGKIKPGAAGVGSGSPGIIGATGSVPLPP from the coding sequence ATGTCGAACGCAGGCCCTTCCGGTTCAAGTGGGGGATCAAGTGGTGGGGCGGGCGGAGGCGAGGCTCCCAAGATTATCATCGATACGGATTGGAAGAGCCAGGCTCAGGCCGAGAAGGAAAAGCTCGCGGCGGCAGAGTCCGCCAAAAAGGCTCAGCAGCAGGCGAAGACCGATGTGGGCGGACCCGGCGCGCCGCGCGAAGAAGGCCCTGTCGGCATCCAGGATCTCATCTCGCTCCTCGTGAGCCAGACGCTGATGTACCTCGGTGCGGTTCCCGATCCGCAGTCCGGTCGCGCCATCGTCGCGCCGGAATACGCCAAGCTGCACATCGACATGCTCGCGGCACTCGAAGAGAAAACCAAAGGCAACCTTTCTGAGACCGAGTCCAAACTGCTCAGCCGCGCGCTGCACGAACTCCGCATGGAGTACGTCGAGATTTCCAATTACGTGAACAAAGCAATTGCCGAGGGCAAGATCAAGCCCGGCGCTGCGGGCGTCGGATCCGGCTCACCGGGGATTATCGGCGCAACGGGAAGCGTGCCGCTCCCGCCCTGA
- the sdhA gene encoding succinate dehydrogenase flavoprotein subunit, whose protein sequence is MSEHRVIVVGGGLAGLSAAARIAEAGTPVDLFSVVPVKRSHSVCAQGGINACNEVARQQGYSEYEHFDETIYGGDFLADQHPVLEMANSAPRIIDLLDRMGVPFNRTGEGNRDLRLFGGSLFKRTHFSGATTGQQLIYALDEQVRRYESEGKVTKYEFWEFLWPVLHEGRCVGIVAQDMRTMQIRSFRADAVVMATGGCGLVFGKSTNSIICTGAAAARCFRAGVWYGNPEMIQVHPTAIPGADKLRLMSESARGEGGRVWVPRKPKDSRAPKDIPESERFYFLEEKYPAYGNIVPRDIATREIFDICVNHGMGVYGENQVYLDLTHKDPDYLTRKLGGILEIYEKFVGEDPRFTPMKIFPAVHYSMGGLWTTYTKGSYNPQTPLAKHKSGAASPIDSKVGQGMQSGAINNSMTNVPGLYAFGEVNFAYHGANRLGANALLSCIFDGLFCGVSVLNFIKNEAPGKNPASGLPADSFDAVVNQEAAKMKHLVDGAKPGNSEIATNPYHIGKELGDEMTAACTVVRTEQRLKQCLAKLAELKDRFGKVRLGDGASWTNQSFGYTRSVGDMLVLAEAIALGALERRESRGAHYRSDYTSRDDANFMKSTLARHAGGTTTVEFVPIDESLILPTARTYGKKEASPKAPAAPSLATAAS, encoded by the coding sequence TTGTCCGAGCATCGCGTCATCGTCGTCGGGGGTGGATTGGCGGGGTTGTCCGCCGCGGCACGCATTGCCGAAGCGGGCACGCCGGTTGATCTCTTCTCCGTTGTTCCCGTGAAGCGGTCTCACTCTGTGTGCGCTCAGGGCGGCATCAACGCCTGCAACGAGGTCGCGCGTCAGCAGGGTTACTCCGAATACGAACACTTCGACGAAACGATCTACGGAGGCGACTTTCTGGCCGATCAGCACCCGGTGCTCGAGATGGCCAACTCGGCTCCGCGCATCATCGATCTGCTTGATCGCATGGGGGTTCCCTTCAACCGCACCGGCGAAGGAAACCGCGATCTTCGCCTCTTCGGCGGCTCGCTCTTCAAGCGCACGCACTTTTCGGGCGCGACAACCGGCCAGCAGCTCATCTACGCGCTCGATGAACAGGTGCGCCGCTACGAGTCCGAAGGCAAGGTCACGAAGTACGAATTCTGGGAATTCCTCTGGCCGGTGCTGCACGAAGGGCGCTGCGTCGGCATCGTCGCTCAGGACATGCGCACGATGCAGATCCGCTCCTTCCGCGCCGACGCCGTGGTGATGGCGACCGGCGGCTGCGGGCTTGTGTTCGGCAAGAGCACCAACAGCATCATTTGCACCGGCGCCGCCGCGGCACGCTGCTTCCGCGCGGGAGTGTGGTACGGCAACCCAGAGATGATCCAGGTCCACCCGACCGCGATCCCGGGCGCCGACAAACTCCGCCTCATGAGCGAGAGCGCGCGAGGCGAGGGAGGCCGAGTCTGGGTGCCGCGCAAACCAAAAGACTCCCGTGCGCCGAAGGACATCCCCGAGAGCGAGCGCTTCTACTTTCTCGAAGAGAAGTACCCGGCTTACGGCAACATCGTGCCGCGCGACATCGCGACGCGCGAGATCTTCGACATCTGTGTCAACCACGGCATGGGTGTCTACGGAGAGAACCAGGTCTACCTCGATCTCACGCACAAGGACCCGGACTATCTCACCCGCAAGCTCGGCGGCATCCTCGAGATCTACGAAAAGTTCGTCGGCGAAGACCCGCGCTTCACACCCATGAAGATCTTTCCCGCGGTTCACTATTCGATGGGCGGTTTGTGGACGACGTACACCAAGGGTTCGTACAACCCCCAGACTCCGCTCGCCAAGCACAAGAGCGGTGCTGCTTCTCCGATCGATTCCAAAGTCGGGCAGGGCATGCAGTCCGGCGCGATCAACAACTCGATGACCAACGTGCCCGGGCTCTACGCGTTCGGCGAAGTGAACTTTGCGTACCACGGCGCCAACCGTCTCGGCGCCAACGCGCTGCTCTCGTGCATCTTCGACGGTCTCTTCTGCGGCGTCTCGGTCCTCAACTTCATCAAGAACGAAGCTCCCGGCAAGAACCCGGCTTCGGGTCTGCCCGCCGACTCCTTCGATGCGGTTGTCAATCAGGAGGCCGCGAAGATGAAGCACCTCGTCGACGGTGCGAAACCCGGCAACTCCGAAATCGCGACGAATCCGTACCACATCGGCAAGGAACTCGGAGACGAGATGACCGCCGCGTGCACGGTCGTGCGCACCGAGCAGCGGCTCAAGCAGTGCCTCGCCAAACTCGCCGAACTGAAGGATCGCTTCGGCAAGGTCCGACTCGGCGATGGTGCGAGTTGGACCAATCAGTCTTTCGGGTACACCCGTTCGGTCGGCGACATGCTCGTGCTCGCCGAAGCCATCGCGCTCGGCGCGCTCGAACGCAGGGAGAGCCGCGGCGCCCACTATCGCAGCGACTACACCAGTCGCGACGATGCAAACTTCATGAAGAGCACGCTCGCACGCCACGCCGGCGGCACGACGACGGTCGAGTTCGTCCCGATCGATGAGTCGCTCATTCTCCCGACCGCGCGGACCTACGGAAAGAAGGAGGCATCACCCAAGGCGCCGGCCGCGCCCTCGCTCGCGACCGCTGCTTCATAA
- the sdhB gene encoding succinate dehydrogenase iron-sulfur subunit, whose amino-acid sequence MTSVASHSPLRRAATPDRTVIFRIKRCDGPGKPSRWEDFKVQVPKNANVISCLQQIAANPVTSDGKSVTPVVWDAGCLEEVCGACTMVINGKVRQSCSCLIDEYAPGDGDVITLEPMTKFPVVRDLWVDRSRLFHNLARVKAWVPIDGTYHLGSGPKETPASQATHYVLSTCMSCGCCLEACPQFNLEEDASKWDTSFVGAHAISQARLFNEHPIGKELKGERLDALMGEGGINDCGNAQNCVKVCPKNIPLTESIATVGRQTTLHAIAQFFRG is encoded by the coding sequence ATGACCTCAGTCGCTTCCCACTCTCCCCTCCGCCGCGCCGCGACACCCGATCGCACGGTCATCTTCCGCATCAAGCGCTGCGACGGGCCCGGCAAGCCCAGCCGCTGGGAAGATTTCAAGGTGCAGGTTCCCAAGAACGCGAACGTGATCTCGTGCCTGCAACAGATCGCCGCGAATCCTGTTACCTCCGACGGCAAGTCCGTCACGCCGGTCGTGTGGGATGCCGGTTGCCTCGAAGAAGTCTGCGGCGCCTGCACCATGGTTATCAACGGCAAGGTGCGCCAATCGTGCTCGTGCCTGATCGATGAGTACGCGCCGGGCGACGGCGACGTCATCACGCTGGAGCCGATGACGAAGTTTCCTGTGGTGCGTGATCTGTGGGTCGACCGCTCGCGCCTCTTTCACAACCTCGCGCGCGTCAAGGCGTGGGTTCCGATCGATGGGACTTACCACCTCGGTTCGGGTCCGAAGGAAACTCCCGCCTCGCAGGCAACGCACTACGTGCTCTCAACCTGCATGTCCTGCGGCTGTTGCCTCGAAGCCTGCCCCCAGTTCAATCTCGAAGAAGATGCCTCGAAGTGGGACACCTCATTCGTCGGCGCGCATGCGATCAGCCAGGCGCGCCTCTTCAATGAGCACCCCATAGGCAAGGAACTCAAAGGCGAGCGGCTCGATGCGCTGATGGGCGAAGGCGGCATCAACGACTGCGGCAACGCGCAGAACTGCGTCAAGGTCTGCCCCAAGAACATCCCGCTCACCGAGTCGATTGCGACCGTCGGTCGCCAAACGACCCTTCACGCGATCGCTCAGTTCTTCCGGGGTTGA
- a CDS encoding enoyl-ACP reductase has translation MGLLSGKVGLIIGVANERSYAWHIAKSLSEHGATCAFTHLPGEKNERRTRRALESLNLQDSWCFPLEASSDEQIDAAFSAYSEKFDKMNFLIHSIAFADREYLQHGKFITTPRAAYLSAIDISAYTLLGFARRAHPIMQRSGGGSILCMSYYGAEKVVPGYNVMGVAKSALESTARYLAAELGADKIRVNSISGGFLRTLASSAVAGTDSISEHNAERSPLRRNVEGADVGNTATFLVSDLAAGITGETIYVDCGVNTIGV, from the coding sequence ATGGGTCTTTTGAGCGGAAAAGTCGGGCTGATCATCGGTGTCGCGAACGAGCGTTCCTACGCGTGGCATATCGCCAAGAGCTTGTCCGAGCACGGTGCTACATGCGCTTTCACGCACCTTCCCGGAGAGAAAAACGAACGGCGCACCCGGCGCGCACTCGAGTCGCTCAATTTGCAGGATTCTTGGTGCTTCCCGCTCGAAGCCTCGAGCGACGAACAGATCGACGCGGCGTTCAGCGCCTACAGCGAGAAGTTCGACAAGATGAACTTCCTGATCCACTCGATCGCGTTCGCCGATCGCGAGTATCTCCAGCACGGCAAGTTCATAACGACCCCCCGCGCAGCCTATCTCTCGGCGATCGACATCTCGGCGTACACCCTCCTCGGATTCGCCCGGCGTGCGCACCCCATCATGCAGCGCTCCGGGGGCGGCAGCATCCTGTGTATGAGCTACTACGGCGCGGAAAAGGTGGTTCCGGGGTACAACGTCATGGGGGTCGCGAAATCGGCGCTCGAATCGACCGCACGCTACCTCGCGGCGGAACTCGGCGCGGACAAGATCCGCGTCAACAGCATCTCCGGCGGGTTCCTCCGCACGCTCGCGAGCAGTGCCGTCGCGGGGACCGACTCGATTTCCGAACACAACGCGGAGCGATCTCCCCTCCGGCGCAATGTCGAGGGCGCGGATGTCGGAAATACCGCGACGTTTCTCGTCAGCGATCTCGCGGCGGGGATCACCGGCGAAACTATCTACGTCGATTGCGGTGTGAACACGATCGGGGTATGA